The Miscanthus floridulus cultivar M001 chromosome 6, ASM1932011v1, whole genome shotgun sequence genomic interval TGAGGACCCGTGCCCTTAAGGCGGAAAAAAACCGCCTTCTGCAGATGCTAGCTTCTCGCCTCTCAGCGTACTCAAACTAGCACAAGCTAACAAGCCTAATCTACATCATCTATCCTATATGCAAGACGTCCTTAAAACTAATTAAATTCATATTATTTCAAACAGAGGCGACGGGGAGTGCATGCGGTTCCACGGTCACCAActctgttgtcaaaaaaaaaaaaactctgcgTCGCGGCGGCAGCTGCTGTCCGTGGCCGCCGTCGACGTCGCTGGCGACAACCACGCAGCCACGACCGCTCACCTCGCGGTCCTGAAGATTGCCGTGAGCCCGCGCGCGGGGAAGCGGAACAGAGGCTGGTGGCATATGTCTCAAGGTCACGGCGTCGCCGACCCCACGTCGTCGTTTAGGCCGGCTCTAACGCAAGCGCTCGCGGCCACGGATCAGCGGCTCAAGAGGCACGCCAAGCAGGCTGGCTTGGAGTTCCGGTTCAAGGAAGTCAGCAGTAGCACCCAGCGACAGCGACGAGGCGTCTTGGCTCAGTGGCACCAGAGGAAGACAAACTTTTGTACCGCGTTCAGACCACAGGACATTTTAGACTTTTTTTATCGACACCGTTAGAAATGGCTTGAgcgacaaaagagtttaggtgaATGACACCTAAATAAGCTGAATTTTTTAGTGGCATATAGATAAGAACCATTTTTAAGTGTTTTTTAATCTAGGTCATTACAATTCTCCGAAACGCCACTGCAATTCGTCTATTCAAAATCTACCATTATAATTTCATCTCACTTGTATCTATGCTATTTTCTACAATTGCCGCATACAAGGACCCACCGTCGGGCTGTATGTGTACATGAAACCATACGGACATGTCAAGTCCCCGTCTCTCCACTCTACTCCGTCAGATCGAACGCGCCCACGGCGGACGAGCAGCGGCGACCTGCGCGTGAGCGGAGCGGCAGCGTGGCCTGCGCGCGAGGGGGAGTGACCGCGCTCGCTCGCGGCGGCCTGCATGCGCGAGAGAGACGGGGCGCTCCTGGCCATGCGGTCGTGGTGGAGGCAGACAGCCCGCGCGCCGCCTCTAGCGCAATCCGGGTGCGCGTGCGTGCagccgcagcagccgccgccggcgGGAGCAACACGCACGCTCGAGCACCTGCAGTCCCAGCACACCGTTGTGGAGAATGAAGGACAGGGCGCTGACGTCCGTGTGAGCTTCCAAACCTGTCCCGTGCTGCCCGTGGAGGAGACGAGCGCCTTCGTGGTCCGTGGAGGACGTCGCGGAGCAGGTGGAGAGCACGCCCATGACTGTGAAGCTGGTGGCGTCCGAAGACATCCGGCGGGTTGGTCGGTCGCAGTCATGAACACCAGCTGGGAAGGGCGCGAGCCCGCCCTGCCGCTTCCCCCGCGCCGCGGCCTGCTGGCACCTCCGAGCGAGGCCGCGTCCCCCGCGCCACATCCTCCACGCGCACCGACCTGCCGCCTCCGGGCGAGACCACGACGTCGAGACTGGCAAGCCACAGGCGAGCGCTCCTCCTCGCGTGCAGGTCGCCGCGGGCGAGCGCCACCGGCGCGGATCCACCACGGACGCCATCTCCACCACCCCAGCGCCGGCCGCGCACGTGGAGGCGAGCTGCCGTGCGACGCCGGCGCGTTCGCGCGCGCCATGGAGGCGATCCAGCGAGAGATGGCCGAGGAGAGGACCACGGCCGGGTGCGATGGCGGGGGCCTCGTGAGGGTAGGAGGCGAGCTTCTTCGCGCCGGACCCCAAGCAGCCGTCTCGCCGGTACCTCCGCATCTCGCCGCGGACCGTTGTGTGGGTCGCCAACTGCGTCGCTCTGGCCAACGGCACTGCCGCGGCGCAGGTGCTCTAGTCCTCCAACACCACCGCACCACCTCGCGGCCGGGCCCGTGGGACTACATGGCTGTGCTCCAGGACGCCGGCGGCCTCGAGGTGCGCAGCGGGGTGCTCCAGGACACCAGCGTCGTTGCTCTGGTCCTCCAACACCATCCTGCCACCCGAAGGACACCATCCTGTCCGGGATGCGCATCACCTTGCAGGCCCGCCGCCGGCAAGCGCTTCTCCGCTGCAGAACCGACTCGTTCTAACGGAGGAGACGGGGGATTTAACGTCCATACATGTTTGTGTAGGCATACGACAGTGGGCCCGCTGGATACGTAAAAAAATGGCATGGACGAGTGAGACGCTGGATACTAAAAATTGGCATGGACGAGTGAAATACAGAATTATAATGATAGTTCTCCGAATTATAATGGCATATCTCTAGACTTGTAAAATTGTAATGTTATAAATAAAAAAACCTTTTTTTTAATGGTAGACGTGTAAAACCCTCCGTCTTCAACCTCGACTCCGCTGTCGCCGCCTTGCGCCCTTGCTGGTCGGGGTCAGCACTCGTAGGGCCTCCGGTTATCATGGCATCAGAGCCACAAGTTATCATGGCAGCAATTAAGGCTTTCTGGAAGCTTGATTCTACTTTGGCTGTTATCCATAGAGTTCATGAGGTGTTTATGGATATACATTTGTCTCTTAAACACAAAATTTATCCATTTACTTCGATTTTGTCAACATCTGTGCTACCTGCAAATTTTACATATACATGATTGTTCGCCCACACATATTGAACTAAAGTTACGCTCATTACCAGGCTAACATACATGTCATTGATAAAAAAAAAATACCAATAACTGATACAGGGGATTTTGAAATGGAGAGAACAGGATAGTGTTCATTCTGCTTTCACATTCCTATAAAGGAGTTTTTCTTCATATTTTTTGATGCCGTCGTTCTCACTGAACTTTAAGAAGAGATTTTTATTGTCAACCTCCAGGTTGGAAAACAGATGGTTCTAGGCACACTGGAAGATATCTTCAAATCTGAAATGCTCTTTTCGCTCTCAAGGCTGTCATCCAAGTCGATCATTTTGTTTTCTGA includes:
- the LOC136457575 gene encoding uncharacterized protein, which produces MRERDGALLAMRSWWRQTARAPPLAQSGCACVQPQQPPPAGATRTLEHLQSQHTVVENEGQGADVRVSFQTCPVLPVEETSAFVVRGGRRGAGGEHAHDCEAGGVRRHPAGWSVAVMNTSWEGREPALPLPPRRGLLAPPSEAASPAPHPPRAPTCRLRARPRRRDWQATGERSSSRAGRRGRAPPARIHHGRHLHHPSAGRARGGELPCDAGAFARAMEAIQREMAEERTTAGCDGGGLVRVGGELLRAGPQAAVSPVPPHLAADRCVGRQLRRSGQRHCRGAGALVLQHHRTTSRPGPWDYMAVLQDAGGLEVRSGVLQDTSVVALVLQHHPATRRTPSCPGCASPCRPAAGKRFSAAEPTRSNGGDGGFNVHTCLCRHTTVGPLDT